One segment of Cytophagia bacterium CHB2 DNA contains the following:
- a CDS encoding multidrug transporter, with protein PDGKTIFGIIIGLSGIAVLVGPERLMGSGAVDPLGMIVLLLASFSWAAGSLYSTHTRINASPLLATGMQMLCGGASLLLVGLLSGEWQKVHFEQISLQSFLALAYLIVFGSLIGFTAYIWLLRMTTPSRASTYAFVNPVVAVLLGWAIGGEALTPRAIFATLLIVTAVIAIILSRPQPKISQAEPPAQLPENAEARVCVETR; from the coding sequence GGCCTGACGGCAAAACAATTTTTGGAATCATCATCGGCCTCAGCGGCATTGCCGTGCTGGTCGGTCCGGAACGCCTGATGGGCAGCGGCGCGGTTGATCCGCTGGGCATGATCGTGTTGCTCCTCGCCTCGTTCTCATGGGCCGCCGGTTCCTTGTATTCGACTCATACTCGCATCAACGCTTCTCCCCTGCTCGCGACCGGCATGCAAATGCTTTGCGGCGGCGCTTCCTTGCTGCTGGTGGGCCTGCTTTCGGGCGAATGGCAAAAAGTACATTTCGAGCAAATCTCATTGCAATCATTTCTCGCTCTGGCTTATTTGATCGTCTTCGGTTCACTCATTGGATTTACGGCTTATATTTGGCTGCTGCGCATGACCACGCCTTCGCGCGCTTCGACGTATGCGTTTGTCAATCCGGTGGTCGCTGTTTTGCTCGGTTGGGCGATTGGCGGCGAGGCGCTGACGCCCCGCGCCATTTTTGCAACCTTGCTCATCGTGACGGCGGTGATTGCAATTATTTTGAGCCGGCCTCAACCGAAAATCTCACAAGCAGAACCTCCCGCGCAATTGCCGGAGAATGCCGAAGCGCGGGTATGCGTGGAAACGCGATGA